Proteins encoded together in one Musa acuminata AAA Group cultivar baxijiao chromosome BXJ3-6, Cavendish_Baxijiao_AAA, whole genome shotgun sequence window:
- the LOC135640977 gene encoding uncharacterized protein LOC135640977 → MEFCPTCGMLLQIERASQGRRCRLFCPTCPYVCTISNKMVIKHNLVKKELEHIFSGADSMKFAPRTAATCPRCHHGEAFFRQMQIRSADEPMTTFYRCCNERCNYEWRDD, encoded by the exons aTGGAGTTCTGCCCGACGTGCGGGATGCTGCTGCAGATCGAGCGGGCAAGCCAAGGgcggaggtgccgcctcttctgcCCCACCTGCCCCTacgtctgcaccatctccaacaaG AtggtcatcaagcataatttggtGAAGAAAGAATTGGAGCATATCTTTAGCGGCGCCGACAGCATGAAGTTTGCTCCAAGAACTGCAG CAACCTGCCCAAGGTGTCACCACGGAGAGGCATTCTTCAGGCAAATGCAGATTCGTTCAGCTGACGAACCCATGACAACATTCTACCGATGCTGCAACGAGAGATGCAATTACGAATGGCGAGACGACTGA